In one window of Syngnathus scovelli strain Florida chromosome 22, RoL_Ssco_1.2, whole genome shotgun sequence DNA:
- the ucn3l gene encoding urocortin 3, like, with protein MKVQSAAHPSRNRDCFVYFGKTTVLVCFDTCEDLPPHAMLSSLKTLLLLLVLCPPSSSLCLRLARGRSDLICDHQMAGGGFSSEDAWGSLLRSSAEYLLASAPEESASREKRTYNPGKTRFQSRAKIRGSLLRNGGKEERRSQLTLSLDLPTNIMNVLFDVAKAQNLRSKAADNARLLARIGRRK; from the exons ATGAAAGTGCAAAGTGCGGCTCACCCTTCTCGCAATCGGGATTGTTTCGTTTATTTTGGAAAGACTACCGTGTTGGTTTGCTTTGATACGTGTG AGGACCTCCCCCCACACGCGATGCTGTCGTCCCTTAAGACCCTGCTGCTGCTTTTGGTCCTGTGCCCGCCCTCCTCCAGCCTGTGCCTCCGTTTGGCCCGCGGCCGTTCGGACCTCATATGCGACCACCAGATGGCCGGCGGCGGTTTCTCCTCCGAGGACGCCTGGGGCTCTCTGCTCCGCTCATCCGCCGAGTACCTGCTCGCCTCTGCGCCCGAGGAGTCGGCGAGCCGGGAGAAAAGGACATACAACCCGGGAAAGACGCGCTTCCAGAGCCGGGCTAAGATCCGCGGCTCCCTGCTGCGGAACGGCGGCAAGGAGGAGCGCAGGAGCCAGCTGACTTTGTCCCTGGATTTGCCCACTAACATCATGAACGTGCTCTTCGACGTGGCCAAAGCCCAAAACCTGCGGTCGAAGGCAGCCGATAACGCGCGTCTGCTGGCGCGCATCGGCCGAAGAAAGTGA